In the Corynebacterium kroppenstedtii genome, one interval contains:
- a CDS encoding MFS transporter, with amino-acid sequence MATQGLPDGYTPQSPMYRKVILAMVGAGLASFNALYCTQALLPVLSEDLHVTPATASLTVSATTGMLALSIIPASVISERFGRKRVIMLSALSATLLGLLLPLSTSVGMLITLRGLQGIAVAGVPATAMAYLSEEIHPKHVPHVMGLYVAGTSVGGLSGRVIPAGVLEFASWRWALAATVAVAIIFAFITSWALPDQQRFQPKRLTFRSEFSAIAQHVKNPRLSALFTLAFLFMGAFVSLYDYVGYRLTGHFGLSEGVAGAIFFLYLSGTWSATQAGTMVQKFGRARVLVGSIVGMMIGMAVLFSPELISSILGILLFTACFFAAHSVASGWVGVVATTNRAEASSMYLFCYYMGSSIVGWLSGHVLHSWEWGGLVVWLLAGLAIATVIALFIARTTPSTRATPSPAGDSR; translated from the coding sequence ATGGCCACTCAGGGCTTACCTGACGGGTACACGCCACAATCCCCCATGTACCGCAAAGTCATCTTGGCGATGGTGGGCGCTGGGTTGGCATCATTCAATGCCCTCTATTGCACACAGGCTCTCCTCCCCGTGCTGTCCGAGGACCTCCATGTCACCCCGGCAACGGCATCACTAACCGTCTCCGCGACGACGGGGATGCTCGCGCTGTCCATCATTCCGGCGTCGGTCATTTCAGAGCGCTTCGGACGCAAACGAGTCATCATGCTCAGTGCCCTATCCGCTACCTTGCTGGGCCTTCTTCTCCCCTTATCGACGTCGGTCGGCATGCTGATTACCTTGCGTGGACTGCAAGGCATCGCTGTTGCGGGGGTTCCAGCGACGGCGATGGCGTATCTTTCGGAGGAGATTCACCCGAAACACGTTCCTCACGTGATGGGGTTATACGTTGCGGGGACGTCGGTGGGTGGGCTGTCCGGCCGCGTCATTCCCGCTGGCGTCCTGGAGTTCGCATCGTGGCGATGGGCGCTCGCGGCTACCGTGGCGGTAGCCATTATCTTTGCCTTTATCACGTCATGGGCGCTTCCCGATCAACAGCGTTTCCAGCCTAAGCGTTTGACGTTTCGGTCAGAGTTCAGCGCCATTGCCCAGCACGTGAAAAACCCGCGCTTGAGTGCGCTGTTCACCCTTGCTTTCCTTTTCATGGGTGCCTTCGTGTCACTATATGACTATGTTGGCTACCGTTTGACAGGACACTTTGGTCTCAGCGAGGGCGTCGCCGGCGCTATCTTCTTCCTCTATCTCTCCGGAACGTGGAGTGCGACGCAAGCCGGGACGATGGTCCAGAAGTTCGGGCGGGCGCGTGTCCTTGTCGGGTCGATTGTCGGCATGATGATCGGCATGGCTGTACTGTTTTCCCCCGAGCTCATCAGTAGCATCCTGGGAATTTTACTATTCACGGCGTGTTTCTTCGCGGCCCATTCCGTGGCGTCGGGGTGGGTCGGAGTGGTTGCTACGACCAACCGGGCGGAAGCGTCGTCGATGTATTTGTTCTGCTACTACATGGGGTCATCAATCGTAGGCTGGCTCTCCGGCCATGTTCTCCACTCATGGGAGTGGGGTGGGCTCGTCGTGTGGCTGCTTGCCGGGCTGGCCATAGCAACAGTGATTGCGTTGTTCATCGCGCGCACCACCCCATCGACCCGAGCGACACCGTCACCGGCAGGCGACTCCCGTTGA
- the msrA gene encoding peptide-methionine (S)-S-oxide reductase MsrA, whose product MGFLFGTQPTPTSIVNREDALPGRDEPILPHPAPHTVLGTPIDGPWKDGQRSVVVGLGCFWGAEKLFWAIDGVESTAVGYAGGYTPNPTYREVCTGRTGHAETVRIIYDPHTVSFEDLIRTFFEAHDPTQGFRQGNDVGTQYRSVIYAQTEDEVQKAREIAESFSRSLADAGYGDITTDISLLSDTPTKTMYLAEDEHQQYLDKNPNGYCPVHSTGVACR is encoded by the coding sequence ATGGGATTTCTTTTTGGCACTCAACCCACACCAACAAGCATCGTGAACAGGGAAGATGCGCTCCCCGGGCGTGATGAACCTATCCTGCCACACCCCGCACCGCACACAGTTCTGGGAACACCCATCGACGGACCGTGGAAAGACGGGCAGCGCAGCGTCGTCGTGGGGCTCGGATGCTTTTGGGGAGCCGAAAAACTCTTCTGGGCGATCGATGGCGTAGAAAGCACAGCGGTCGGTTATGCCGGTGGGTATACACCGAACCCGACCTACCGGGAAGTATGCACAGGTCGGACCGGCCATGCCGAGACCGTCCGCATCATCTATGACCCCCACACAGTGTCCTTCGAGGATCTCATACGCACATTTTTCGAGGCACACGACCCGACGCAGGGCTTTCGCCAGGGGAACGATGTGGGCACCCAGTATCGTTCCGTGATTTACGCACAGACCGAGGACGAAGTGCAGAAAGCCCGTGAGATAGCGGAGTCCTTCTCTCGCTCACTGGCCGACGCCGGCTATGGGGACATCACCACCGACATTTCTTTACTGAGCGACACACCGACGAAAACGATGTACCTCGCGGAAGATGAGCACCAGCAGTACCTGGATAAAAACCCCAATGGCTACTGCCCGGTTCACTCAACGGGAGTCGCCTGCCGGTGA
- a CDS encoding multicopper oxidase domain-containing protein, which produces MSSRDESLPVSPDGSARSSHSADDTPSGRTTSGRAHGTASGRPHESPSSKTSARSWHRRASRPVSVWLAAIIVLALAHPFVPNNRWMMVHFFTLGALMNSIMVWSQHFTEKFLHQRLSDSSRPRQVALIYALNVGVILCVIGQACNDAARDAQEWAWIVVTVGAVIVGVAVAIHAMSLISQWVKARRGATESGTDLGDYAAIIMFYIAASLILPIGAGLGATLAHPLPGTWHDRLIVLHMAVNVLGFVGLTAAGTLTILFPAIWRARVSAFRPVPTLATMLGGILVLSIGAISGRFELVGIGMVVYGAGWIICARPWASIVRNSRRVSHEPPAIFARSSVVFAVVWVIGTMLVAGISQIVNPDDIISTPTVPLVVGFGAQLLIGVMCYLLPSTMGGGGKAVSQGLATLDFMGPARTTMVNVGLILWVLPVGGWLHIVGSFAAGIGLALFVPLAAVSAKNQVRAIRAQAAARRKKADKSAMSSASSASSASSTDSARTAGAPGADDATGVSTSSTASTHTSTRAIPPNPPHSRSPLAQVAATMSAIALIACATLAITGSGNGSSDNSGGSTVPATGHTTSVTVTAKGMSFSPNSIDVPAGDRLKVTLKNDGDQVHDLKLADGSETGKVNPGESKTFTSGAITKKTKGWCTIPGHQMRGMELTVNTKGGSSGSAGSTATDSDSDADTASDKDDVHASGHSMASTNTDSPLKQEVIRDPSVGPAPEGTTHNIDLTVSQVNRTIREDGTKRASWTFNGAPMGPVLRGHVGDEFVVHLKNDGSISHSIDFHAGMVSPDEPMRSIKPGESLEYRFRAEHAGVWLYHCGTAPISMHIAAGMFGAVIIDPPDLDPVDHEYIMVQSELYGLGKDKDNPVDSALLRSEKPSKVVFNGLENQYVQKPLELKSGERARFWLLNAGPNISESFHIVGTQFDTSFKEGSYTLRHGRDAFGVDDGGSQALDLLAAQGGFVEADFPEAGTYTMVNHQFADAERGAMGKIKVS; this is translated from the coding sequence ATGAGTTCCCGCGATGAATCTCTCCCCGTCTCCCCTGATGGTTCGGCTCGTTCTTCTCACTCCGCCGACGACACTCCCTCTGGGCGGACCACCTCCGGCCGGGCCCACGGAACTGCGTCCGGCCGACCGCACGAGTCACCGTCCTCAAAGACATCAGCGCGGTCCTGGCACCGACGTGCCTCCCGCCCCGTGAGCGTGTGGCTCGCCGCTATTATCGTCCTCGCCTTGGCGCACCCATTTGTGCCAAATAATCGCTGGATGATGGTGCATTTCTTCACTCTTGGCGCGCTGATGAACTCGATTATGGTGTGGTCGCAGCACTTCACCGAAAAGTTCCTCCACCAACGGCTCTCTGACTCCTCCCGGCCGAGGCAGGTCGCCTTAATTTATGCCCTCAATGTGGGCGTTATTCTCTGCGTCATTGGGCAAGCGTGTAACGACGCTGCACGCGATGCACAGGAGTGGGCATGGATCGTCGTCACGGTAGGAGCCGTCATTGTTGGTGTTGCGGTGGCTATCCATGCGATGTCGCTCATTTCGCAATGGGTGAAGGCGCGCCGCGGTGCCACGGAGTCCGGCACTGACCTGGGAGACTATGCGGCGATCATCATGTTCTACATCGCTGCATCATTGATCTTGCCCATCGGCGCGGGCTTGGGTGCAACACTGGCTCATCCTCTTCCGGGGACGTGGCACGACCGACTCATTGTGCTGCACATGGCGGTCAACGTGCTCGGCTTCGTCGGCCTGACCGCTGCGGGCACGTTGACCATTCTTTTCCCAGCTATTTGGCGTGCGCGCGTATCGGCATTCCGCCCAGTTCCGACGCTCGCCACGATGCTGGGTGGCATTCTGGTGTTGAGCATTGGAGCGATTTCTGGACGCTTCGAGCTCGTCGGCATTGGCATGGTGGTCTATGGGGCGGGGTGGATCATTTGTGCCCGCCCGTGGGCGAGCATCGTCCGGAATTCCCGTCGCGTCTCCCACGAGCCTCCCGCCATTTTTGCGCGCTCCTCGGTGGTGTTCGCTGTTGTCTGGGTGATTGGCACGATGCTGGTCGCGGGGATCAGCCAGATTGTGAACCCTGACGACATTATTTCGACACCGACGGTTCCTCTCGTAGTTGGTTTCGGCGCGCAGTTGCTCATTGGTGTGATGTGTTACCTGCTTCCCTCGACAATGGGCGGTGGCGGTAAGGCTGTGTCACAGGGGCTTGCGACTCTAGATTTCATGGGACCTGCGCGGACGACAATGGTGAACGTCGGCTTGATCCTGTGGGTTCTCCCCGTGGGCGGGTGGCTTCACATTGTGGGATCATTTGCTGCGGGTATTGGTTTAGCGCTGTTTGTTCCGCTGGCTGCTGTGTCGGCTAAAAACCAGGTTAGGGCGATTCGAGCGCAAGCTGCGGCGCGTCGGAAAAAGGCTGATAAATCGGCGATGTCGTCTGCTTCGTCTGCTTCATCAGCTTCGTCTACCGACTCTGCACGCACTGCCGGCGCTCCCGGCGCCGACGACGCTACTGGCGTTAGCACGAGCAGCACGGCCTCCACCCACACGTCCACCCGCGCAATTCCTCCGAACCCACCTCATTCACGATCACCACTAGCACAGGTTGCGGCCACCATGTCTGCGATTGCTCTCATCGCGTGCGCGACTCTCGCCATAACCGGTAGCGGCAATGGTTCGTCAGACAATTCCGGGGGCTCCACTGTCCCAGCAACCGGGCATACGACGTCGGTCACCGTGACGGCCAAAGGCATGTCTTTTAGCCCGAATTCTATCGACGTTCCGGCTGGTGATCGCCTGAAAGTGACGTTGAAGAACGACGGCGACCAAGTCCATGACCTCAAACTGGCCGATGGAAGTGAAACGGGGAAAGTGAACCCCGGCGAGAGCAAAACGTTCACGTCGGGCGCGATTACGAAGAAGACCAAAGGTTGGTGCACCATCCCCGGCCACCAAATGCGTGGTATGGAGTTGACCGTGAATACCAAGGGCGGTTCGAGCGGTTCCGCCGGATCAACCGCCACCGACAGCGATTCCGATGCCGATACCGCGTCGGATAAGGATGATGTTCATGCCAGCGGGCACTCTATGGCATCGACAAATACGGATAGTCCGCTGAAACAAGAGGTGATCCGTGATCCATCAGTGGGGCCTGCGCCCGAGGGGACCACACACAATATTGATTTAACGGTCTCGCAGGTTAATCGGACAATCCGAGAGGACGGCACGAAGCGTGCGTCGTGGACATTCAATGGTGCGCCCATGGGGCCGGTGCTGCGTGGTCACGTCGGCGATGAGTTCGTCGTCCACCTCAAGAATGATGGTTCAATTAGCCACTCAATTGATTTCCACGCGGGCATGGTGAGCCCTGACGAACCCATGCGGTCCATCAAACCCGGTGAATCGCTGGAGTACCGGTTCCGCGCAGAACACGCCGGAGTCTGGTTGTATCACTGCGGTACGGCCCCTATCAGTATGCATATTGCTGCCGGCATGTTCGGTGCTGTGATTATTGATCCGCCGGACTTGGACCCTGTGGATCATGAATACATCATGGTTCAGTCGGAGTTGTATGGCCTGGGTAAGGACAAAGACAATCCTGTCGATTCCGCTTTGCTCCGCAGCGAAAAGCCCAGCAAAGTGGTGTTTAATGGCTTGGAGAATCAGTATGTCCAAAAGCCTCTCGAGCTCAAGAGCGGTGAGCGTGCCCGGTTCTGGTTGCTCAATGCTGGCCCGAATATTTCCGAGTCCTTCCACATTGTGGGCACGCAGTTTGATACCAGTTTCAAGGAGGGTTCATACACTCTCCGACATGGGCGCGATGCCTTCGGTGTAGACGATGGCGGTTCTCAAGCGCTTGATCTTTTGGCTGCTCAAGGCGGTTTCGTAGAGGCTGATTTCCCTGAGGCTGGTACCTACACAATGGTTAACCACCAGTTTGCCGACGCTGAACGCGGCGCGATGGGCAAGATCAAGGTCAGTTAA
- a CDS encoding ribonuclease H-like domain-containing protein, translating to MTAPRPHPADTPVEATELSGCRYRIRQRRTFDREGHHRPPREAARARQARSELERTVVFGQLSDDDTTVPGVGNKKSLVMTIADCAQDCGSQADCDHAGTNPMPQDRDEMWDAQECATLEALAEGVRVVINPRLTARIAMAELQSARPGVDVANPWWLADPTDPELSSTDDIIIRTAPDLLVRVDSSALPHEARYMPVTVSTHQGIVPDPARRIMSVSLPRLGTSVPLWRSGRAKTHSGDIHPLVAAHYALRDVGLSSDLIGIVGQGAHDVAVWPVGTMTDGFVDAVRVPISKQPRKIKACSTCRFESDCHAELTQMDDISLVLHGARADKYRLAGISTVHQLADANCGDASTMAYAYTQGWTAVHRPDKVRQRRNASREKTADKNGLREKVPCEKRGRTNGARGDAEVVRRADIEIDVDMEAYLERGCYLWGTWDGTTYRPFVTWQQLNSNAEARNFAMFWAWLMNQRDRAHAQGQSFAAYCYGAQGENMWLKRSAQRFGGLTFSTPSEASKPAPGSAPASTSASAPIPATMVTVPTVAEVNQFIRSPEWVDVYAAVKSELVGPAGLGLKTVAPLAGFRWEDADMDGEASLSVFMQAKGVDPLAPISTGVTGEHDARALLLRYNRDDCRATAVVRNWLTAGAPGAHTMPTARATVN from the coding sequence ATGACTGCACCGAGACCCCATCCCGCGGATACCCCCGTAGAGGCTACAGAGCTATCGGGATGTCGGTATCGCATTCGCCAACGCCGCACCTTCGATCGTGAAGGCCACCACCGCCCACCACGGGAAGCAGCTCGGGCACGTCAAGCTCGATCAGAACTTGAACGCACGGTGGTATTCGGGCAGCTTAGCGACGATGACACCACTGTGCCCGGCGTCGGCAATAAAAAATCACTCGTGATGACGATCGCCGACTGTGCACAGGATTGTGGTTCCCAGGCGGACTGTGATCACGCGGGGACGAATCCCATGCCCCAGGACCGTGATGAGATGTGGGATGCCCAGGAGTGCGCCACGCTGGAGGCCCTGGCTGAAGGCGTACGAGTGGTTATTAATCCGCGGCTCACGGCACGGATAGCCATGGCAGAACTGCAGAGTGCGCGCCCCGGTGTGGACGTGGCTAACCCATGGTGGTTAGCCGATCCCACCGACCCGGAGCTGAGTTCCACTGACGACATCATTATTCGTACCGCACCTGACCTGCTGGTTCGGGTGGATTCATCGGCGCTTCCGCATGAGGCTCGCTACATGCCAGTCACCGTGAGTACGCACCAAGGCATAGTGCCGGACCCCGCACGCCGCATTATGTCGGTTTCCTTACCGAGGCTGGGTACATCGGTTCCCCTGTGGCGGTCGGGGCGGGCTAAAACACACTCAGGAGATATCCACCCGCTGGTCGCCGCCCATTATGCTCTTCGCGACGTGGGGCTATCATCCGACCTGATCGGGATTGTGGGGCAGGGAGCTCACGATGTTGCGGTGTGGCCCGTCGGCACTATGACCGACGGCTTTGTTGATGCAGTTCGAGTACCGATTTCTAAGCAGCCGCGAAAAATTAAAGCGTGCAGCACCTGCCGCTTTGAGAGCGATTGCCACGCAGAGCTGACGCAGATGGACGATATCAGCCTTGTTCTTCACGGGGCGCGGGCGGACAAATATCGTCTTGCCGGTATATCTACCGTTCATCAGCTTGCCGACGCTAACTGTGGCGACGCCAGCACCATGGCATATGCGTACACGCAAGGCTGGACAGCAGTTCATCGGCCTGACAAGGTGCGGCAACGGCGTAATGCGTCGCGTGAAAAGACGGCGGATAAAAACGGGTTGCGTGAAAAAGTGCCGTGTGAGAAGAGAGGCCGGACAAACGGTGCCCGTGGTGATGCCGAGGTTGTCCGCAGGGCAGACATCGAAATCGATGTAGACATGGAAGCGTACCTAGAACGCGGATGCTACTTGTGGGGGACCTGGGACGGAACCACCTACCGGCCTTTTGTGACGTGGCAGCAGTTGAACTCTAATGCCGAAGCGCGAAATTTCGCCATGTTTTGGGCGTGGTTGATGAACCAAAGGGACCGTGCCCATGCCCAGGGCCAGAGCTTCGCAGCCTACTGCTATGGGGCGCAAGGGGAGAACATGTGGCTTAAGCGGTCCGCTCAGCGCTTTGGTGGGCTCACTTTCAGCACTCCCTCTGAAGCGTCGAAGCCGGCACCCGGGTCTGCACCCGCCTCCACATCCGCGTCTGCACCCATACCCGCAACAATGGTCACCGTCCCCACCGTCGCGGAGGTCAACCAGTTCATCCGCTCACCAGAATGGGTTGACGTTTATGCAGCCGTCAAAAGTGAACTAGTGGGGCCAGCAGGGCTGGGTTTGAAAACTGTCGCACCACTGGCCGGTTTTCGCTGGGAAGACGCCGACATGGACGGGGAAGCATCATTGTCGGTGTTTATGCAGGCAAAAGGGGTCGACCCATTAGCTCCAATCTCAACGGGAGTGACGGGTGAACACGACGCCCGTGCTCTACTCCTTCGCTACAACAGGGATGACTGCCGCGCGACCGCCGTAGTCAGGAACTGGCTCACGGCAGGCGCGCCAGGTGCGCACACCATGCCCACCGCACGCGCTACGGTTAACTGA
- a CDS encoding DUF6474 family protein, whose amino-acid sequence MGLLKRARQKRRDRKLAEKIAKRQAKSRAKDEKKLNAKKEKYLNKTAKKVMKQDAKDRKDQRKHEKDLAEAAVQQIRERSFSPGKAAQWAGALRVAAPVVIPLIYRAVNGIEGRSVANKAKKLGLSAQDLSRFRGDGAPLKARVENVRVQAKDTPSGFARDVNKRLDLLLNNIESAEKMPKQQRNRALSKASAELDAMQSEIHHKIAH is encoded by the coding sequence ATGGGATTACTAAAGCGAGCACGTCAAAAACGTCGCGACCGTAAATTAGCTGAAAAGATCGCGAAGCGTCAGGCAAAGTCCCGCGCTAAGGATGAAAAGAAGCTCAACGCGAAAAAAGAGAAATATCTGAACAAGACCGCCAAAAAGGTCATGAAGCAGGATGCAAAGGACCGCAAGGATCAACGCAAGCATGAAAAGGACCTTGCGGAGGCCGCTGTACAGCAAATTCGTGAGCGGAGTTTCTCGCCCGGTAAGGCTGCACAGTGGGCTGGTGCACTTCGCGTGGCGGCCCCGGTAGTTATCCCCCTGATCTACAGAGCGGTCAATGGAATTGAAGGCCGAAGCGTAGCGAACAAGGCCAAGAAACTGGGACTGTCAGCTCAGGACTTGTCTCGGTTCCGCGGCGATGGTGCTCCGCTGAAAGCTCGTGTAGAGAATGTACGCGTTCAGGCTAAGGACACCCCATCCGGTTTCGCGAGGGACGTCAACAAGCGACTAGATCTTTTGCTTAATAACATTGAGAGCGCAGAGAAGATGCCGAAGCAGCAGCGCAACCGGGCGCTATCGAAGGCATCGGCTGAGCTCGATGCCATGCAATCGGAGATCCACCACAAGATCGCGCATTAA
- a CDS encoding histone-like nucleoid-structuring protein Lsr2: protein MARRYVPQIFDDLDGTELTESDATEIHFSVDGTAYMLEVSEDNARKFHEALEPFISSATKESGRGRRRSSYRNNVSSEATKARNRAIRKWANENGYHVAPRGQIKKEIIEAYDRAHPVNKDS from the coding sequence ATGGCACGTCGATACGTTCCACAGATTTTTGATGACTTAGACGGCACCGAACTTACCGAGTCCGACGCGACAGAAATTCACTTCAGCGTTGACGGCACTGCATACATGCTGGAGGTCTCGGAAGACAACGCCCGTAAATTCCACGAGGCCTTAGAGCCCTTCATTTCCTCTGCGACAAAGGAAAGTGGCCGCGGACGCCGTCGTTCCTCTTACCGCAACAATGTTTCGTCGGAGGCTACCAAGGCTCGCAACCGCGCAATTCGTAAGTGGGCCAATGAGAATGGCTATCACGTTGCACCGCGTGGCCAGATTAAGAAAGAAATCATCGAAGCTTACGATCGCGCTCACCCGGTGAACAAGGATTCCTAA
- a CDS encoding DUF2020 domain-containing protein, giving the protein MKRHFPRHTGSRVGIWTVLTAITAVSLAACSSDTTGGSESEGSTSSSNASSADVAADGLPIDARPSSGASDSTPCPYLTNQDMADLNGQRVTGVSVDKRFNPPACQWLSYGNTPQAQTIIRTAKNEQAAIDMISTAITHPGTTDDAATITKNSDNSVSGGDVEHTNQPTGWEGYRAQAENAAVYAIRKGPVVVIVHSDQTQTVKTQKIAEAVIQQLQL; this is encoded by the coding sequence ATGAAACGACACTTCCCACGCCACACGGGCTCCCGTGTGGGCATCTGGACCGTTCTTACCGCCATCACTGCAGTTTCACTGGCTGCGTGTTCTAGCGACACGACGGGCGGATCGGAATCAGAAGGCTCTACATCCAGCTCTAACGCCTCCTCAGCCGACGTGGCCGCCGATGGCCTCCCCATCGATGCCCGCCCCTCCTCTGGCGCTTCGGATTCGACGCCGTGCCCGTACTTGACCAACCAGGACATGGCGGACCTGAACGGCCAACGCGTCACCGGAGTGTCCGTCGATAAGCGGTTTAATCCCCCAGCCTGCCAATGGCTCTCTTATGGAAATACGCCTCAAGCGCAAACAATCATTCGGACGGCTAAAAACGAACAAGCCGCTATCGATATGATCAGCACCGCTATTACTCATCCGGGAACAACCGATGACGCAGCAACAATTACAAAGAATTCAGACAATTCCGTCAGTGGTGGCGACGTTGAACACACCAACCAACCGACGGGGTGGGAAGGTTATCGCGCTCAAGCGGAAAATGCGGCAGTCTATGCAATTCGCAAAGGGCCAGTGGTCGTTATTGTTCACTCCGATCAAACTCAGACGGTGAAGACACAAAAGATCGCCGAAGCGGTGATCCAGCAATTACAGCTCTGA
- the yidC gene encoding membrane protein insertase YidC: MIYSLFAYPVSGVIKLWHVLLTALGADPISSWIASLFLLVMTVRLILLPFAYAQYKSTRIQVNLRPVINQIREEYKDKPGTAARKERIAKEQKARKDAGYRLSAGCLPVLIQLPFFLGLYRVLIHMARPKGGLGAAQHQPIGFLTSQDVGQFLQAKAFGVPLPAYAAMASSRLQEMGTDKSTIYTLAIPLVLIASTFTTINMSYSTYRSYRQLEHDNPIAVRMQKIIIPMAVMGSASPLLFGLTSPVPVAILFYWVGNNLWTMSQNILLYRTIDKRFPYTQEFREHYARTKAEHDEEKHAKKEKKRTLKRNKWRRRGRGLIRPWQIPALWLEGHREKKAYKQEKKQAKLDKKREKREKRAADREADRQARQAAAAAAARANRPQIKAIETGRHALKETASAPERDEKRKKIIAAQTHGAMVPQQVAHTAKKPAKRRGPSYSNWGVARRDCD; this comes from the coding sequence ATGATCTACAGTCTTTTCGCGTATCCGGTTTCGGGAGTGATCAAACTGTGGCATGTGCTTCTCACGGCTCTAGGTGCAGATCCGATTTCGTCATGGATCGCTTCCTTGTTTTTGTTAGTAATGACCGTTCGTCTTATTCTGCTTCCCTTTGCGTATGCCCAATATAAGTCGACCCGCATCCAAGTGAATCTGCGTCCGGTTATTAATCAAATTAGGGAAGAGTATAAAGATAAGCCAGGAACTGCGGCTAGGAAGGAACGTATAGCCAAGGAACAGAAGGCGCGAAAAGATGCTGGTTATCGGCTTAGCGCGGGGTGTTTACCGGTTCTTATCCAGTTGCCCTTCTTCTTGGGTTTATACCGAGTATTGATTCATATGGCTCGACCTAAGGGTGGTCTCGGGGCTGCGCAGCACCAGCCCATTGGGTTTTTAACCAGCCAAGATGTTGGGCAATTTCTTCAAGCTAAGGCTTTTGGTGTCCCTTTGCCGGCGTACGCGGCTATGGCCTCGTCGCGTTTACAGGAAATGGGCACGGACAAATCAACTATTTATACCTTGGCTATACCGTTGGTTCTTATTGCCTCGACTTTTACGACGATTAACATGTCGTATTCGACGTACCGCAGTTATCGTCAGTTGGAGCATGATAATCCCATTGCTGTGAGGATGCAGAAAATCATCATTCCTATGGCGGTCATGGGTAGTGCTAGCCCCTTGTTATTCGGCCTGACGAGTCCGGTTCCTGTGGCCATATTGTTCTACTGGGTGGGGAATAACTTATGGACGATGAGCCAAAACATTTTGCTCTACCGAACAATTGATAAAAGGTTTCCCTATACTCAGGAATTTCGTGAACATTATGCACGGACGAAGGCCGAGCATGATGAAGAAAAGCACGCTAAGAAAGAGAAAAAGCGGACACTGAAGCGAAACAAGTGGCGCCGTCGGGGGAGGGGTCTGATACGTCCGTGGCAAATCCCAGCCCTATGGTTGGAAGGTCACCGAGAGAAAAAGGCATATAAGCAGGAGAAAAAACAGGCGAAGCTGGATAAGAAGCGGGAAAAGAGGGAGAAGAGAGCAGCTGATCGTGAGGCCGATAGGCAAGCTCGTCAAGCCGCGGCCGCGGCAGCAGCGCGTGCGAATAGACCTCAGATTAAAGCGATTGAGACTGGCCGGCACGCTCTGAAAGAGACGGCATCTGCCCCAGAACGTGACGAGAAGAGGAAGAAGATCATTGCGGCCCAGACGCATGGGGCAATGGTGCCACAACAAGTGGCGCATACTGCTAAAAAGCCAGCGAAGCGCCGTGGTCCTTCGTATTCAAACTGGGGTGTTGCGCGAAGAGATTGCGACTGA